In Penicillium psychrofluorescens genome assembly, chromosome: 5, a single window of DNA contains:
- a CDS encoding uncharacterized protein (ID:PFLUO_008182-T1.cds;~source:funannotate) translates to MRSEGRGAPAAAGSSPAPSPPTGNSAASPAPHMPAADVDASSTSSDFMTRLEILSTRIPNFYIAPVCGASAGVASGIVTCPLDVIKTKLQAQGGFARRGAQVEAKTLYRGMLGTGRMIWREDGIRGLYQGLGPMLLGYLPTWAVYLAVYDRSREYFYDQTGSWWLSRGYASITAGACSTIVTNPIWVIKTRLMSQSLKKSNEGLRAPWQYQNTWDAARKMYQIEGFRSFYSGLTPALLGLTHVAIQFPLYEYLKMAFTGYGIGEHPATGTSHWIGISFATFLSKICASTITYPHEVLRTRLQTQQRSPPPTSPEEIAFRGGLEHPHDRNRLPGALGSSSDGMPNRPRYSGVVRTCQTILHEEGWRAFYSGIGTNLFRAVPAAMTTMLTYEYLREVIHKFQLEGQMKQRLEEEKSAGASGMI, encoded by the exons ATGCGTTCTGAGGGCAGAGGtgcgccagcagctgctggcagCTCCCCAGCTCCCTCGCCTCCAACGGGAAACAGTGCTGCCTCGCCCGCGCCTCACATGCCGGCtgccgatgtcgatgcctcgtccacctcctccgactTCATGACTCGCCTTGAAATTCTCTCCACTCGCATTCCAAACTTCTACATTGCTCCTGTCTGTGGAGCGAGCGCTGGTGTGGCTTCTGGGATTGTAACTTGTCCTCTGGATGTGATCAAGACCAAGTTGCAGGCCCAGGGTGGCTTTGCCCGACGGGGGGCGCAAGTTGAAGCCAAGACATTGTACCGGGGGATGCTGGGTACGGGACGGATGATCTGGCGGGAAGATGGAATTCGTGGTCTATACCAGGGTCTTGGCCCTATGCTGCTGGGCTATCTTCCGACCTGGGCTGTCTACCTGGCCGTCTATGACCGGTCTCGCGAATATTTCTATGACCAGACAG GAAGCTGGTGGCTCTCCCGAGGCTATGCATCAATCACAGCTGGTGCATGCTCAACCATCGTGACGAACCCCATCTGGGTTATCAAGACCCGGCTCATGTCGCAGAGTCTCAAGAAGAGCAACGAAGGCCTGCGTGCGCCATGGCAATATCAAAATACCTGGGATGCCGCTCGCAAGATGTACCAGATTGAAGGATTTCGCTCGTTCTACTCTGGCTTGACTCCGGCTCTCCTGGGGTTGACTCACGTAGCCATCCAATTCCCCCTTTACGAGTACTTGAAGATGGCTTTCACCGGCTACGGAATCGGCGAGCACCCAGCCACAGGCACTTCCCACTGGATCGGCATTTCATTCGCTACATTCCTAAGCAAGATCTGCGCCAGCACTATCACCTACCCTCATGAGGTTCTGCGAACCCGACTCCAGACACAGCAGCGCAGCCCTCCCCCGACATCACCGGAGGAGATTGCTTTCCGAGGAGGCCTGGAACACCCCCATGACCGCAACCGTCTTCCAGGGGCCTTGGGCTCGTCTTCGGACGGCATGCCCAACCGCCCTCGCTACAGCGGTGTCGTCCGCACATGCCAGACCATCTTGCACGAGGAGGGCTGGCGCGCATTCTACTCCGGGATCGGCACCAACCTGTTCCGGGCCGTCCCGGCTGCTATGACAACGATGCTCACCTACGAGTACCTGCGCGAAGTCATCCACAAGTTCCAGCTTGAGGGTCAGATGAAGCAGCggctggaagaggagaagtCTGCCGGTGCATCTGGCATGATTTAA
- a CDS encoding uncharacterized protein (ID:PFLUO_008183-T1.cds;~source:funannotate) — protein MFKRLVSITPRVASVAPRTSLAPLSGLQSVQPTLSQPRAAGPAPRQQRRGYHEKVLDHYNNPRNVGSMKKTDEDVGTGLVGAPACGDVMKLQIRVDKDSNKIRDVVFKTFGCGSAIASSSYLTELVRGMTLEEAGKIKNTDVAKELCLPPVKLHCSMLAEDAIKSAISDYYLKNPNSRTTDLSGTGGAIPDVKVEIEQTPAAAAAV, from the exons ATGTTCAAACGTCTAGTTTCCATCACACCCCGCGTCGCATCCGTGGCGCCGCGCACCTCTCTTGCACCCCTTTCGGGCCTGCAGAGCGTCCAGCCCACCCTGTCCCAGCCGCGGGCTGCCGGCCCTGCTccccgccagcagcggaGAGGATACCACGAGAAGGTGCTCGATCACTACAACAACCCCCGGAATGTGGGTTCCATGAAGAAGACCGATGAGGACGTCGGG ACCGGTCTCGTCGGCGCCCCCGCCTGCGGTGATGTCATGAAGCTTCAGATTCGTGTCGACAAGGACTCCAACAAGATCAGAGACGTCGTTTTCAAGACCTTCGGCTGCGGCAGTGCCATCGCCTCGTCAAGCTACCTCACCGAACTCGTTCGCGGTATGACTCTCGAAGAGGCCGGGAAGATTAAGAACACCGATGTCGCCAAGGAGCTCTGCTTGCCTCCTGTCAAGC TGCACTGCTCCATGCTCGCCGAGGACGCCATCAAgtccgccatctccgacTACTACCTCAAGAACCCCAACAGCCGCACCACCGACCTGTCGGGTACGGGCGGTGCTATTCCTGATGTGAAGGTTGAGATCGAGCAGActcctgcagctgcagctgcagtATAA
- a CDS encoding uncharacterized protein (ID:PFLUO_008184-T1.cds;~source:funannotate) produces MRAAFRPLRALALDSTATGGAGCWSTPGFSTRLTSKNSFLRQSPLLGAANFSSWRPQKLAQHEKRFSTTTSPLSAPVTTTGSVKNSTTEQQTRGKTVKYLVIVGLLGLGALAFSDQAKHAYRAAERSGRVVGTLAVCINDYRVTLKQETSTPEERDELVRACHKRCAERTLRVLEKNGSIFIKLGQHLSSMGYLLPIEWTSTFIPLQDKCPVSSIESIEKMFVADTGKTIDELFSSFEAEPTGAASLAQVHIATLKETGQKVAVKVQHPALAEWVPLDLALTRFTFSMLKRFFPEYDLEWLSREMDLSLPVELDFRMEGENATRANEYFKKHSDAPLVIPEVMWSQKRILVMEFIAGRRPDDLEFLDANHIDRDEVSAALAHIFNEMIFGDEAPLHCDPHGGNIAIRLNPNRRHPNFDIILYDHGLYRNIDRELRRNYAKLWLAVIDADVPRMREYAYKVAGVTDEQFPLFASAITGRDYSVLTKQSVVSSRTAGEKDDISGALGEGMLQQLVELLGKVPRIILLILKTNDLTRSLDENLHTRQGPMRTFLILARYATRTVFEEQMESIQESGGALHFFNFFRFLRAWAGFLRVELKLSVYETLLALKSRFGLSS; encoded by the exons ATGAGGGCAGCATTTCGGCCGTTGCGGGCATTGGCGCTCGATTCCACGGCCACCGGAGGCGCGGGCTGTTGGTCGACTCCCGGCTTCTCTACACGCCTGACCTCGAAGAACTCTTTTCTGCGCCAGTCCCCGCTGCTCGGTGCAGCCAATTTCTCGTCATGGAGACCACAGAAACTTGCCCAGCATGAGAAACGCTTTTCCACAACTACCTCGCCTCTCTCGGCTCCGGTTACGACCACTGGTTCGGTGAAGAACTCTACGACGGAACAACAGACCCGGGGGAAGACAGTCAAGTACCTGGTTATTGTCGGGCTACTTGGTCTCGGCGCCCTGGCCTTCTCCGACCAGGCCAAGCATGCCTACCGCGCAGCAGAGAGAAGTGGTCGCGTGGTCGGCACTTTGGCCGTGTGTATCAACGA CTACCGCGTAACCCTCAAGCAAGAAACCTCCACCCCCGAAGAACGCGACGAACTAGTGCGCGCATGCCACAAGCGCTGCGCAGAGCGCACCCTGCGCGTACTCGAGAAGAACGGCTCGATCTTCATCAAACTGGGCCAGCACCTCAGCAGCATGGGCTACCTGCTTCCAATCGAATGGACCTCGACGTTCATCCCGCTGCAAGACAAATGCCCCGTCTCGTCCATCGAGTCCATCGAGAAGATGTTCGTCGCCGATACCGGCAAGACCATTGACGAGCTGTTTTCTTCATTCGAGGCCGAACCTACCGGTGCTGCTTCCCTGGCTCAGGTGCACATTGCTACGCTCAAGGAAACGGGGCAGAAAGTCGCGGTTAAAGTCCAGCATCCCGCGCTGGCGGAATGGGTGCCCTTGGATCTTGCTCTGACACGGTTCACCTTCTCGATGCTCAAGCGCTTCTTCCCGGAATATGATCTGGAATGGTTGTCGAGGGAAATGGATCTCTCGCTGCCAGTGGAGTTGGATTTTCGCATGGAGGGTGAAAACGCCACCCGCGCGAACGAGTATTTCAAGAAGCATTCCGATGCTCCATTGGTCATTCCCGAAG TGATGTGGTCCCAAAAGCGCATCCTAGTCATGGAATTCATCGCCGGCCGACGCCCCGATGacctcgagttcctcgacGCCAATCACATCGACCGCGACGAAGTCTCCGCCGCGCTAGCGCACATTTTCAACGAGATGATCTTCGGCGACGAGGCCCCATTACACTGTGATCCGCACGGCGGCAATATCGCCATCCGCCTCAACCCCAACCGGAGGCATCCGAACTTCGACATCATCTTGTACGACCACGGCCTGTACCGCAACATCGACCGCGAGCTGCGCCGCAACTACGCCAAGCTGTGGCTCGCCGTCATCGATGCGGACGTGCCGCGGATGCGCGAGTATGCGTACAAGGTCGCCGGCGTGACTGACGAGCAGTTCCCGCTCTTTGCGAGCGCTATCACCGGTCGTGATTACAGCGTTCTCACCAAGCAAAGTGTTGTCTCTTCTCGAACAGCCGGGGAGAAAGATGATATTTCCGGGGCGTTAGGCGAGGGCATGCTCCAGCAACTcgtcgagctgctgggcaAAGTGCCACGCATTATTCTTCTGATTCTGAAAACCAACGATCTGA CCCGCAGCCTCGACGAAAACCTGCACACCCGCCAAGGTCCCATGCGCACGTTCCTGATTCTCGCCCGGTACGCAACACGTACCGTGttcgaggagcagatggagTCCATCCAGGAGTCCGGTGGCGCGCTGCATttcttcaacttcttccgGTTCCTGCGTGCCTGGGCTGGGTTCCTGCGCGTTGAGCTGAAGCTCTCAGTTTATGAGACTCTGCTGGCGCTGAAGAGCCGCTTCGGCCTGAGCAGCTAa
- a CDS encoding uncharacterized protein (ID:PFLUO_008185-T1.cds;~source:funannotate), giving the protein MPFSTDRNKTELKLVVAAPPGWKFAAGDTVIGYLVRPEPIITPEATVSLALVSSMRTNMEESASRAASNRTSLNNHGNLPAEWHLLNPKPITLFSGPLHVPEDSAEGATWSFSIQIPTKPQESVRSGHRQESSFIPLDKNHPAHHILPGSFSTGGESKDGFSECSIEYYLEAKLRYTRGNAWQSFTTTHPITIRHHVQETSHMHSLRQQMMKCKFRTLRLIPGMESASLSPKQKMLRFFGSSKIPEFCCKLELSFPRAIQLGGPLPIPLTLNITPVDESTSESIRGVPRQVQINWIKMVICNKSAVLVPSRYTSVQYTSTHCRQEHSSTTSLRLESVFEKLESPCVVSTGKDSQPINFGHMFQLVLHSYGLTYGKELIQRVPPIYPDFTTYAVKHSHVVTWTVCLSVAGEMQTVETTAEMKIVADS; this is encoded by the coding sequence ATGCCATTTTCTACGGATCGCAACAAGACCGAGCTTAAGCTCGTCGTCGCAGCGCCTCCGGGATGGAAGTTCGCCGCCGGAGACACTGTCATCGGCTACTTGGTTCGCCCTGAGCCGATCATCACACCCGAAGCTACAGTTTCGCTAGCGCTGGTGAGTTCTATGAGGACCAATATGGAAGAGAGTGCCAGCAGAGCTGCCAGCAACAGAACTAGCCTCAACAACCACGGTAACCTTCCTGCCGAATGGCATCTTCTAAACCCCAAACCGATCACTCTCTTCTCCGGACCCTTGCATGTCCCCGAAGACAGCGCCGAGGGGGCTACTTGGTCGTTTTCTATTCAGATTCCCACAAAGCCTCAAGAATCGGTGAGGTCCGGACATCGCCAGGAGTCCAGCTTTATCCCACTAGACAAGAACCATCCCGCGCACCATATCTTACCTGGCTCCTTCTCAACTGGAGGCGAAAGTAAAGATGGTTTTTCTGAGTGCAGTATCGAGTATTATCTCGAAGCGAAATTGCGATATACTCGCGGCAACGCGTGGCAGAGCTTTACTACGACCCATCCTATCACCATAAGGCACCATGTACAGGAGACAAGTCATATGCATAGCCTGCGGCAGCAGATGATGAAATGCAAGTTCCGGACTCTGCGGTTGATTCCGGGTATGGAGAGTGCGAGCTTGTCGCCGAAACAGAAGATGCTCAGGTTCTTCGGCTCCTCAAAGATACCTGAGTTTTGTTGCAAGCTCGAGCTCTCCTTTCCTCGGGCTATCCAACTTGGTGGCCCATTACCTATTCCATTGACACTGAATATCACACCTGTGGATGAGAGTACCAGCGAGTCTATCAGAGGAGTGCCGAGACAGGTCCAGATCAATTGGATCAAGATGGTGATCTGCAATAAAAGCGCCGTGCTTGTGCCGAGCAGATACACAAGCGTCCAGTACACAAGTACTCACTGCCGCCAGGAGCATTCGTCTACTACCAGTTTGAGACTGGAAAGTGTTTTTGAAAAGCTAGAGTCTCCGTGCGTCGTCTCTACAGGAAAGGATAGCCAACCTATCAACTTCGGGCATATGTTCCAACTTGTTCTTCATTCATACGGTTTGACTTATGGGAAAGAATTGATCCAGCGGGTGCCGCCGATTTATCCTGATTTCACGACTTACGCCGTCAAGCACAGCCATGTGGTGACATGGACGGTTTGCCTAAGTGTGGCGGGAGAGATGCAAACTGTGGAAACCACTGCAGAGATGAAAATAGTCGCTGATTCCTAA